One segment of Drosophila willistoni isolate 14030-0811.24 unplaced genomic scaffold, UCI_dwil_1.1 Seg876, whole genome shotgun sequence DNA contains the following:
- the LOC124462087 gene encoding uncharacterized protein LOC124462087, producing MQSGKPLVTKLPISATVYELKAELQSLLNIEPETLEISASDVTCADSDLLIEVAGLGKNKQIKPVVSCYEGNNFVGLILFSLGGEDFADPLVDNSVSDSSIEDSESSVTI from the exons atgcaatccggaaag cCATTGGTTACGAAGCTCCCAATCTCAGCTACCGTATACGAGCTAAAGGCTGAGCTTCAGAGCCTTCTCAATATTGAGCCGGAAACATTGGAGATTTCTGCATCTGATGTAACGTGTGCCGATTCAGATCTTTTAATAGAAGTTGCTGGTctaggcaaaaacaaacaaattaagccggttgtgtcttgctatgaaggcaacaattttgtgggCTTGATACTATTTTCCCTTGGGGGCGAGGATTTCGCCGATCCATTAGTCGATAATTCGGTGTCAGACTCAAGTATCGAAGATAGTGAATCATCCGTCACTATCTAG